The Rhodoflexus caldus region TACACCTGATGAAGCCCGCGAACCGTACAGCGAAGCTGCCGCCGCACCTTTCAGCACCTCAATGCTTTCAATATCTTCGGGGTTAATGGCAGCCAACGCACGAGTACCGTTGTTCATACCAAACGAAGCAGAGCCTGTACCATTCACCGCATTTGCGCCTGTGGTAACGTTTCGGTTAGAGTTATCCAAGAAGATGCCATCCACAATTACTAACGGCTCCGATGCCCCGATAATGGAGTTGCCGCCACGGATGCGAAAACGGAAACCGCCCCCGGGCGTTCCGTCGGCAGAATAGGTTTCCACACCTGCCAAGCGGCCTATCAGCGCATCCTCCACCGTAGGGATAGGCAGTTCGTCCAGCGTTTTGCTGCTCACATTGGCACGCGAAGTACCCAACTCCTTTTGTTTGGTTTGTACCGCCAAACCTGTTACGACGATGTCTTCCAAATACAAGTCGGTACTTTCCAAGCCAAAGTCAAAAGTCTTGGTTTCGTTGGCCGCTACACTAACGGCAACTTCTTTTTCTTTAAAGCCGATACTGCGAATTACAAGCGTTACAGATTTGCCCGCAGGTACCCCTGTTAAGCGATATTGTCCCGCAATATCAGTTGCTGTGCCGATGGTAGTTCCTTTTACCTGCACAGTTGCGCCCACCAGCGGCTCGTTGTCGGCCGCATTGGTGATTTTACCGGTGATAGTTCCCGATTGCGCCCACAGCCATTGCGGCAATGCCAGCAATAGCACCACAATCAAATAGCGTTTAAGTTTTTCCATGTTCATAAGGCTTAGGTGTAACGTTATGTACTATGGCCTAAATTAATTAACCTCATTAACAATTTTTACTATGAAGGCACTAAATTTTCATAAATTTGTTTCAAACCCATTTCCTCCGCTTATGAAACTGAAAAAACTGATAGTTGCCCTGCTTAGCTCAATGACTGTTTTACAGGCAGTTGCACAAAAAACGAAGCCTTCGCTTCAACAAGAGTTAGACACGATGATGGTTTGGTTCACGGGCGAGTTTGACAACTTCCAACAAGTATGGATGGAAAAACGCGACTCGGTAAAGCCTGACCTGATGCATGAACACATTCATTCTATTTTCGCACCGGTGCAAGTGCCCGCATTTGGCAAGCATGTATTCTACGTAAAACAATACATGGACGGCAACCCCAAAAAAATATACCGGCAACGCCTGTACAGCTTTGGCATTGATGCAGTGGAGAAAGCCATCCGATTAGATATTTACAGTTTTCCTGTGGATAGCCTCTATTATGACGCGCACCTGCAACCCGAAAAACTCCGCAACCTCAGCCCCGAACAACTCATCACTACGCCCGGCTGCGGTGTATTTTGGAAACGCAACGGCGACCACTTTATTGGTTACATGAAGCCGAAAGCCTGCAATGTAGTTTCTAAACGCACCGGCAAACGCATCTACATCACCGACAGCCTGAAACTCACCCGCGATGAAATCTGGATTCGCGATGAAGCGGAAGATGAGGATGGCAATTATGTATTCGGACACAAAGGCAAAATTCCACACATGCTGAAACGCTCTGTTTATTATTCTGCGTGGATGGTAGTGCAAAATCCGCTCAAACAAAATGAATACTTCACCATGCGCAACCTGCGCCTGCACAACCAAGGCGATAAAGTACGTTTTGTTACCGAAAAAGGCGAACCGACCAAATACTGGCTGGAACTGTCGGAGGTGGTGTACGGCAAAGACCTGAATGTTCTTAAATTGGCCATCTACGAAGACGGCAAGCCCGAAGCCATTGCCTACACATGGGGCAACACCGACGCCAAGCGCTTAGGTATCAATATGCGAAGTTTGCAGGCAGGCGTTACATTGGAAACCAAGAAGTAAGCAAACACATATGACACACAGAAGAAACGCACTCAAACTGATGGTGGCAGGCGCAGTGGCACTGTCTGCCGATGCGCTT contains the following coding sequences:
- a CDS encoding chromophore lyase CpcT/CpeT, with the translated sequence MKLKKLIVALLSSMTVLQAVAQKTKPSLQQELDTMMVWFTGEFDNFQQVWMEKRDSVKPDLMHEHIHSIFAPVQVPAFGKHVFYVKQYMDGNPKKIYRQRLYSFGIDAVEKAIRLDIYSFPVDSLYYDAHLQPEKLRNLSPEQLITTPGCGVFWKRNGDHFIGYMKPKACNVVSKRTGKRIYITDSLKLTRDEIWIRDEAEDEDGNYVFGHKGKIPHMLKRSVYYSAWMVVQNPLKQNEYFTMRNLRLHNQGDKVRFVTEKGEPTKYWLELSEVVYGKDLNVLKLAIYEDGKPEAIAYTWGNTDAKRLGINMRSLQAGVTLETKK